Proteins from a genomic interval of Marinifilum sp. JC120:
- a CDS encoding N-acetyltransferase, translating into MIRKALPEEYEFLGNLWLEVSIKAHDFVPREFWEENLSAMQHEYLPASETWVIEQDGEVAGFMSLVGETIAALFVSADKQGRGLGSRLLQHAKEEHESLNLCVYKENLPSVAFYKKQGFKVGAEREDEHAGRIELVMSWQR; encoded by the coding sequence ATGATCAGAAAGGCTTTACCCGAAGAGTACGAATTTTTAGGTAATTTATGGCTCGAAGTTTCTATCAAAGCGCATGATTTTGTTCCCCGTGAATTTTGGGAAGAGAATCTCAGTGCCATGCAACATGAATATCTGCCGGCTTCTGAAACGTGGGTGATTGAGCAGGATGGCGAAGTTGCCGGATTTATGAGTCTTGTGGGTGAAACCATTGCGGCCCTGTTTGTTTCTGCTGATAAGCAGGGAAGAGGCCTTGGTTCACGTCTTTTGCAGCACGCCAAAGAAGAGCACGAAAGTCTTAATCTTTGTGTCTACAAAGAAAACCTGCCATCTGTCGCATTTTACAAAAAGCAGGGATTCAAGGTTGGCGCAGAGCGAGAGGATGAGCACGCAGGACGAATTGAATTAGTGATGAGTTGGCAGCGTTAA